The following are encoded together in the Bacteroidales bacterium MB20-C3-3 genome:
- a CDS encoding FtsL-like putative cell division protein, with the protein MAKKRWVSEIMGGQILIHSGILQQLGFVLYLFALVIFYISLNFNIESKLITERHNQRELKNLKADYTGKRARLLYMSKKTEIERRLTESGSELKSPSNPPAYIKLD; encoded by the coding sequence ATGGCAAAAAAGAGATGGGTTTCAGAGATAATGGGTGGTCAGATTCTTATTCACAGCGGAATTCTGCAGCAGCTTGGTTTTGTATTATATCTCTTTGCGCTTGTGATTTTTTACATATCTCTCAATTTTAACATTGAGAGCAAATTAATAACTGAGAGACATAACCAGAGGGAACTTAAAAACCTTAAGGCAGATTACACAGGAAAAAGGGCCAGACTGCTTTATATGAGTAAAAAAACCGAGATAGAGAGAAGGCTTACAGAATCAGGCTCCGAGTTGAAATCTCCGTCTAACCCACCTGCTTATATCAAACTTGACTGA
- a CDS encoding penicillin-binding protein, translated as MKDIISRIGVIYFFMVLFGLIVIGRIVHLQFFADLPVSSEEISFRTEEIEAVRGSILARDGRSLASSVPYYQIRMDCVFPEETLFNNNIDSLSIALSGFFKDKSAAQYKSDLLSARKKGNRYKAIGNRLVDYSEMMEVRMFPLFRERSNRGGFISEQKNKRNNPYGRLAYRTIGFINSNGVGVGIEGSYDYYLKGIPGKQTVQRLLGGEWMPVNEEETIMPQDGMDVRTTIDIEIQEAAENALRNQLSLSDVFEGATAIVIEVKTGAVRAITNMKKMDNGEFDESFNYAISQATEPGSTFKLATLVALIEDGYVNLETPVDAGNGRWKYSTKEFTDVTKGGYGLIDVRKAFEKSSNVAFAKLAVEYYANNEKKYVDRLHNMKIGEKFNLDIMGEGRSVIHSPGDAMWSKLTLPMMAMGYASLITPLHTLAFYNAIANGGKMMKPYFVESLQKHGEVEKIFEPQEMSGSICSQSTIKLVHEALRGVVEHGTGKGINDPRYKISGKTGTAQIAFDGRYIDSQGYRKHQASFAGFFPSDDPKYSAIVVLYTNKTRANFYGGSWAAPVFKQISDRIFVNNPQWGEPVKGDGKSTPSYAKVLSGNSEEIKKIAKQIPSTKVNFALPGEWVNIEKDSLERVVARELREVADSVPSVLNMGLKDALYLLENKGYRVKFSGKGRVITQNPLPGSGLEKNGIINIELSERYETD; from the coding sequence ATGAAGGACATAATATCAAGGATTGGTGTAATATACTTCTTTATGGTACTGTTTGGCCTGATTGTAATTGGCCGGATAGTACATCTGCAGTTTTTTGCAGATCTTCCTGTAAGTTCTGAGGAGATATCATTCAGAACCGAGGAGATTGAGGCTGTAAGAGGAAGTATCCTTGCAAGGGACGGCAGATCCCTGGCCAGTTCTGTACCATATTATCAGATAAGGATGGATTGCGTTTTCCCGGAGGAGACACTTTTTAACAACAATATTGATTCTCTTTCAATTGCTCTCTCCGGCTTCTTTAAGGATAAGAGTGCAGCCCAGTATAAAAGCGACCTGCTCTCTGCAAGAAAAAAGGGAAACAGATACAAGGCAATAGGCAACAGGCTTGTTGACTACTCGGAAATGATGGAGGTGCGGATGTTTCCTTTGTTTAGAGAGAGAAGCAACAGAGGAGGATTTATCAGCGAACAGAAAAATAAAAGAAATAATCCTTACGGAAGACTGGCATACAGAACCATCGGCTTTATAAACTCAAATGGTGTTGGTGTGGGGATTGAGGGTAGCTACGACTACTACCTTAAAGGGATACCCGGAAAGCAGACTGTTCAGCGACTACTTGGAGGTGAGTGGATGCCTGTAAACGAGGAGGAGACTATTATGCCTCAGGATGGCATGGATGTCAGAACTACCATTGACATTGAAATCCAGGAGGCTGCAGAAAATGCGCTGAGAAATCAGCTCTCACTGTCAGATGTTTTTGAAGGTGCTACTGCAATAGTTATTGAAGTAAAGACAGGTGCTGTCAGAGCAATTACAAATATGAAAAAAATGGACAACGGTGAGTTTGATGAGTCATTTAACTATGCTATAAGTCAGGCAACTGAGCCGGGTTCTACTTTTAAGCTTGCAACTCTGGTAGCCCTTATAGAGGATGGTTATGTAAATCTTGAGACTCCTGTTGATGCAGGAAACGGCAGATGGAAATACAGTACAAAAGAGTTTACTGATGTTACAAAGGGTGGTTACGGACTGATAGATGTAAGAAAGGCCTTTGAGAAATCATCCAATGTTGCATTTGCCAAACTTGCAGTTGAATATTATGCAAACAACGAAAAGAAGTATGTGGACAGACTTCACAATATGAAGATTGGAGAAAAATTCAATCTAGATATTATGGGTGAAGGCAGATCGGTTATTCACTCACCTGGAGATGCTATGTGGAGTAAGCTTACCCTTCCGATGATGGCAATGGGTTATGCCTCTCTTATTACTCCTCTTCACACTCTGGCATTTTACAATGCGATAGCTAACGGGGGAAAAATGATGAAGCCATATTTTGTGGAAAGTTTACAGAAACATGGTGAAGTTGAAAAGATATTTGAGCCTCAGGAGATGAGTGGTTCAATTTGCTCTCAATCTACAATTAAGCTTGTACATGAAGCCCTGAGAGGAGTTGTTGAGCATGGCACAGGAAAAGGGATTAATGATCCAAGATATAAAATCTCAGGAAAAACAGGTACTGCGCAAATAGCTTTTGACGGAAGATACATAGATTCCCAGGGATACAGAAAGCATCAGGCCTCATTTGCCGGATTCTTTCCAAGTGATGACCCAAAATACTCTGCAATAGTGGTCCTCTACACAAATAAAACTAGGGCAAACTTTTACGGAGGTTCTTGGGCTGCTCCTGTATTCAAACAAATTTCTGACAGAATATTCGTTAACAATCCTCAATGGGGAGAGCCCGTTAAAGGTGATGGGAAAAGTACTCCATCATACGCAAAGGTTTTGTCTGGAAATAGTGAAGAGATTAAGAAAATTGCAAAACAAATCCCTTCAACCAAAGTAAATTTCGCACTCCCCGGAGAGTGGGTCAATATTGAAAAAGACTCGCTTGAAAGAGTTGTTGCCAGGGAGTTAAGGGAGGTTGCAGATAGTGTTCCAAGTGTATTGAATATGGGGTTAAAAGATGCTCTTTATCTGCTTGAGAACAAGGGTTACAGAGTAAAATTCTCCGGAAAGGGAAGAGTAATTACTCAAAACCCACTTCCGGGAAGCGGCCTGGAAAAAAACGGAATAATTAACATAGAACTTTCTGAGAGGTATGAAACTGACTAA
- the murD gene encoding UDP-N-acetylmuramoyl-L-alanine--D-glutamate ligase, whose amino-acid sequence MSKVVVLGGGESGVGAAVLAIVKGHETFLSDCNMLQDDAKAMLERFNIPYEEGGHTRERILDADEVIKSPGIPDTVPIMDEIFSVGIPVISEIEFAGRYDSSKKICITGSNGKTTTTSIIYFLMKNAGLNVGLAGNIGQSYAFQVATKKHDYYVLELSSFQLEGMYEFKADIAVLLNITPDHLDRYDNKMENYIKAKFRITRNMSSDDCFIFCADDEISISHLNKIVLQAKQLPFSQTTEVEEGAYMKDEQMHVVYNSEEYTMFVNELSLQGKHNIYNSMAAAITGKVLKISNNVLRESLSSFKGVEHRLENVLKVKNVLYINDSKATNVNSTWYALESMKTNIVWIAGGKDKGNDYTPLYDLVKDKVRVLICMGVNNTRLHEEFGEMVDEIYDAGSAKEAVEIAYRCAKPGESVLLSPACASFDLFRNYEDRGKQFKEAVASL is encoded by the coding sequence ATGTCAAAAGTAGTAGTTCTTGGCGGAGGAGAGAGTGGTGTTGGAGCAGCTGTATTAGCAATAGTTAAGGGACACGAAACATTCCTTTCTGACTGCAATATGCTGCAGGACGATGCTAAAGCAATGCTTGAGCGGTTTAACATCCCTTACGAAGAGGGCGGTCACACAAGAGAGAGGATCCTTGATGCCGATGAGGTTATTAAAAGCCCGGGGATTCCTGATACAGTGCCTATTATGGATGAAATTTTCTCTGTGGGAATTCCGGTTATTTCAGAAATAGAATTTGCAGGAAGATATGACAGCTCCAAGAAAATATGCATTACCGGAAGTAACGGCAAGACTACCACAACATCAATTATATACTTTTTAATGAAAAATGCCGGTCTTAATGTTGGTTTAGCCGGAAATATCGGTCAAAGCTATGCATTCCAGGTGGCAACGAAGAAACATGACTACTATGTACTGGAACTCAGTAGCTTCCAGCTGGAGGGTATGTATGAATTCAAGGCAGACATTGCTGTTCTGCTAAACATAACACCCGATCATCTGGACAGGTATGATAATAAAATGGAGAATTACATTAAGGCAAAATTCAGGATAACAAGAAATATGTCTTCAGATGATTGTTTCATATTCTGTGCTGATGATGAAATAAGCATATCTCACCTTAATAAAATTGTACTGCAGGCAAAGCAACTACCATTCAGCCAGACTACAGAGGTTGAGGAGGGTGCATACATGAAAGACGAACAAATGCATGTAGTTTATAACAGCGAAGAGTACACAATGTTTGTAAATGAGCTCTCTCTTCAGGGAAAACACAATATATACAACTCAATGGCTGCTGCCATCACAGGCAAAGTACTTAAAATCAGCAATAATGTACTCAGAGAGAGCCTCTCCAGTTTTAAAGGAGTTGAGCACAGGCTGGAGAATGTTCTAAAAGTAAAGAATGTACTTTATATCAATGATTCAAAAGCGACAAATGTAAACTCAACCTGGTATGCCCTTGAAAGTATGAAGACAAATATTGTATGGATAGCAGGTGGAAAAGACAAGGGAAATGATTATACTCCGCTGTACGACCTTGTAAAAGACAAAGTACGGGTTCTTATTTGTATGGGAGTTAATAATACCCGCCTTCACGAAGAGTTCGGAGAGATGGTTGATGAAATATATGATGCGGGATCTGCCAAAGAGGCTGTAGAGATAGCATACAGATGTGCTAAACCCGGAGAGAGCGTACTTCTCTCTCCTGCCTGTGCAAGTTTTGATTTGTTCAGGAATTATGAAGACAGAGGAAAACAATTCAAGGAGGCTGTAGCCTCACTTTAA
- the rsmH gene encoding 16S rRNA (cytosine(1402)-N(4))-methyltransferase RsmH codes for MSEYHTPVLLEESVSAMAIRDGGTYVDATFGGGGHSREILSRMGKNSKLVVFDRDPDAIANIPEDKRIFFVNNNFRFIQNHLNYLGISQANSILADLGVSSHQFDTEERGFSFRFHSRLDMRMNPLTREGADGIVAKRSEDELDKIFRLYGEVDNSRRVAKIICREREIEPIETTTRLNQILEPVTPRTGGHKYLAKIYQALRIEVNGEMKSLEGFLSGSLNVLKPGGRLVVITYHSLEDRMVKNFLKTGNVSGKIEKDFYGKQSSPFTVVFRKPMVPAEEEISRNTRARSAKLRVAEKMEIN; via the coding sequence ATGAGTGAGTATCATACACCGGTTCTGCTAGAAGAGAGTGTATCCGCGATGGCTATTCGTGACGGAGGCACCTATGTTGATGCAACATTCGGCGGAGGCGGACACAGCAGGGAGATTCTTTCAAGAATGGGGAAAAATTCAAAGCTTGTTGTTTTTGACAGGGATCCCGATGCTATTGCAAATATACCGGAAGACAAGAGGATATTTTTTGTAAATAATAATTTCAGGTTTATTCAAAATCATCTGAATTATTTAGGCATATCACAGGCTAACAGCATCCTGGCAGATTTAGGAGTATCCTCCCATCAGTTTGACACAGAGGAGCGAGGTTTCTCATTCAGATTCCATTCAAGACTTGATATGAGAATGAATCCGTTAACAAGAGAGGGAGCAGACGGAATAGTTGCAAAGAGATCAGAGGACGAACTGGATAAGATATTCAGATTATATGGTGAAGTTGACAACAGCAGACGGGTTGCAAAGATTATATGCAGAGAGAGAGAGATTGAGCCAATTGAGACTACGACAAGGCTTAATCAGATTTTGGAGCCTGTAACTCCCAGAACAGGAGGTCATAAATATCTGGCAAAAATATACCAGGCTCTGAGAATTGAGGTTAACGGAGAGATGAAATCTCTGGAGGGTTTTCTTTCAGGCTCTCTGAATGTGTTAAAACCGGGAGGAAGACTTGTTGTAATAACCTACCACTCTCTAGAGGACAGGATGGTTAAGAACTTTTTAAAGACAGGGAATGTCTCCGGAAAAATTGAAAAGGATTTTTACGGAAAGCAGAGTTCACCTTTTACAGTAGTTTTCAGAAAACCGATGGTGCCTGCAGAGGAGGAGATTTCAAGAAATACAAGGGCAAGAAGTGCAAAGCTGAGGGTCGCAGAAAAGATGGAGATTAACTGA
- the mraY gene encoding phospho-N-acetylmuramoyl-pentapeptide-transferase encodes MIYNLFDYLQESVDFPGLGLFRYISFRAISAVILSMLIALFVGKRIINKLAKRQIGESIRDLGLEGQMSKKGTPTMGGIIILVSLLIPAVLLGDLTNIYVQLMILTAVWLGLIGFMDDYIKVFKKNKEGLQGKFKIFGQVGLGLIVGVSLYLSDQAVVRVPSSELVKEAHAEVISQEGFTDKVEYFKDEKSTKTTIPFVKDNEFDYAWLSPVKGEIGQKVGWVIYVLMVIFIVTAVSNGTNLTDGMDGLTTGISAIVGVTLAILAYLSGNIIYANYLNIMYIPNTGELVVVLAAFIGALVGFLWYNSYPAQVFMGDTGSLAIGGIIAVAAIMIRKELLIPVLCGIFFVESISVIVQRLYFKYTRIKYGEGVRIFRMAPLHHHFQKEGVPALIQRPRRALPEAKIVARFWIIAIILAVLSIVTLKIR; translated from the coding sequence ATGATTTACAATTTGTTTGATTATTTGCAAGAATCTGTTGATTTCCCCGGCTTGGGTTTGTTTAGGTATATTTCATTCAGAGCTATATCTGCAGTAATTCTTTCTATGCTTATTGCTCTGTTTGTTGGGAAAAGGATTATAAACAAACTTGCAAAAAGGCAGATTGGCGAAAGTATCCGGGACCTGGGACTGGAGGGTCAGATGTCAAAGAAGGGAACTCCAACAATGGGGGGTATTATAATACTTGTCTCTCTTCTTATTCCTGCTGTTCTTCTGGGTGATCTTACAAATATTTATGTTCAGCTGATGATTCTTACAGCCGTATGGCTCGGCTTAATCGGATTTATGGACGACTACATAAAAGTATTTAAAAAGAATAAAGAGGGGCTGCAGGGGAAATTTAAGATATTCGGGCAGGTAGGACTTGGTCTTATAGTGGGAGTAAGCCTCTACCTGAGTGATCAGGCTGTTGTTAGGGTCCCTTCAAGTGAATTGGTAAAGGAGGCTCATGCTGAGGTAATTTCACAGGAGGGGTTTACAGACAAGGTTGAGTATTTCAAAGATGAAAAAAGCACCAAAACTACAATCCCTTTTGTGAAAGACAACGAGTTTGATTATGCCTGGCTCTCTCCGGTGAAGGGAGAAATAGGACAGAAAGTGGGCTGGGTTATCTATGTTCTAATGGTCATTTTCATTGTAACAGCTGTTTCAAATGGCACCAATTTGACAGACGGGATGGACGGGCTCACAACTGGAATATCTGCAATTGTTGGAGTAACTCTGGCAATTCTTGCCTATCTGTCAGGTAATATAATTTATGCCAATTATCTCAATATAATGTATATACCAAATACAGGAGAGCTTGTTGTGGTTCTTGCCGCGTTTATTGGCGCGCTCGTAGGCTTTTTATGGTATAACTCCTATCCTGCTCAGGTTTTTATGGGAGATACAGGCTCACTTGCAATAGGTGGTATCATTGCTGTAGCGGCAATAATGATAAGGAAGGAACTTCTGATTCCTGTTCTGTGCGGAATTTTCTTTGTAGAGAGCATCTCTGTAATAGTACAGAGGCTCTACTTCAAATATACAAGAATTAAATACGGAGAGGGCGTAAGAATTTTCAGGATGGCTCCTTTGCACCACCACTTTCAGAAAGAGGGTGTACCTGCTCTGATCCAGAGACCAAGAAGAGCACTTCCTGAGGCAAAAATTGTTGCCCGCTTCTGGATTATTGCAATAATTCTTGCTGTTTTATCAATAGTAACTTTGAAAATTAGATAG
- a CDS encoding peptidoglycan DD-metalloendopeptidase family protein, whose protein sequence is MRYLKLFLFLFLIVACKNGRTDSVVNTNQRDSLEVITEFGIPVSEFDVREGTIRRGQFFTNLLTDLGAENADIYALTQAARTVFDLKKMRIGNGYKAYYTMDENPKLAYLVYQDTKSSFVTFGVHDSIFVEIHELNVTVKTRVGEATINSSLWNDCINSGMSPLIANRLSDIYAWTIDFFGLQKGDSFMVVYDEIYAGDELLDIGTIHAAYFRHNGVMYEAHRFVQDESPNYWNEKGENLRKAFLKAPLKFSRISSGFSYARRHPVTRVVRPHTGVDYAAPTGTPVMSIGDGVVIQRAYAGGGGNTVKIRHNSTYSSAYLHLSKFAPGLKVGKRVRQGEVIGYVGSTGLSTGPHLDFRIWQNGKPINPLKMEAPPADPIKKENMEAYRVQLLRSAEIADSVRSVQYLDSLVIKLGAGKSDV, encoded by the coding sequence ATGAGATATTTGAAGCTATTTTTATTTCTTTTTCTGATAGTTGCATGTAAAAATGGGCGAACAGATTCTGTAGTAAACACAAATCAAAGGGACAGTCTTGAAGTAATAACTGAATTTGGGATACCAGTATCTGAATTTGATGTCAGGGAGGGGACAATCAGGAGAGGTCAGTTCTTTACAAATCTTCTGACAGATCTGGGTGCGGAAAATGCAGATATTTATGCTCTTACCCAGGCTGCAAGAACAGTTTTTGATTTGAAAAAAATGAGGATTGGGAATGGCTATAAAGCTTACTATACAATGGATGAAAATCCAAAACTAGCATATCTGGTCTATCAGGACACAAAGAGTTCGTTTGTTACATTTGGTGTTCACGACTCAATTTTTGTAGAGATCCACGAACTGAATGTAACCGTTAAAACCAGAGTGGGAGAGGCTACCATTAACTCTTCTCTCTGGAACGATTGTATCAATTCAGGAATGAGTCCTCTGATTGCAAACAGATTATCTGATATATACGCATGGACGATTGACTTCTTTGGATTACAAAAGGGAGACTCATTTATGGTTGTCTATGACGAGATTTATGCCGGTGATGAACTCCTGGATATTGGGACTATTCACGCTGCATATTTCAGGCACAATGGAGTGATGTATGAAGCCCACAGATTTGTACAGGATGAATCACCAAACTACTGGAATGAAAAGGGTGAAAATTTAAGGAAGGCTTTTTTAAAGGCTCCACTCAAATTTTCCAGAATATCATCTGGATTCAGTTATGCAAGGAGACACCCTGTTACCAGGGTGGTAAGGCCACATACAGGAGTTGATTATGCTGCTCCAACGGGGACACCTGTTATGAGCATTGGAGATGGGGTTGTCATACAGAGGGCTTACGCCGGAGGAGGGGGCAACACAGTTAAGATCAGACATAATTCAACTTACTCGTCAGCCTATCTGCACCTTTCAAAATTTGCGCCGGGGCTTAAGGTAGGAAAGAGGGTAAGACAGGGTGAGGTGATAGGATATGTTGGGAGTACAGGACTCTCCACCGGACCCCATTTGGATTTCCGTATTTGGCAAAACGGAAAGCCGATAAATCCGCTTAAGATGGAGGCACCGCCTGCAGATCCAATTAAGAAGGAGAATATGGAGGCCTATAGGGTTCAGCTTCTTAGATCGGCTGAGATCGCAGACTCTGTCAGGTCAGTGCAATATCTTGACTCTCTTGTTATAAAGCTTGGAGCAGGGAAATCTGATGTTTAA
- a CDS encoding UDP-N-acetylmuramoyl-L-alanyl-D-glutamate--2,6-diaminopimelate ligase — protein MKLTNILNGIDLIEVTGGSPEMCEITGICFDSRCCTPGSLFIAQRGSASDGHLFINAALESGAAAVLCEEMPSERSNGVVIKIKDTHSALGIASSNFYDRPSEKMKVVGITGTNGKTTTATLLFRVFRALGYKCGLLSTIANYIEEREVSATHTTPDPVQLNRLMAEMAFEGCEFCFMEVSSHSLDQKRVAGIEFAGGLFSNITHDHLDYHKTFAEYIRVKKSFFDNLSPNSFALTNIDDKNGMVMLQNSAASKYTYSCQSPANFNCRIIESTLDGMLLNIGGKEVWTRFIGGHNAYNILAVYSAAILLGAKEDELLVEISNLSSVAGRLEYLKGGEEITAVVDYAHTPDALENVLKTLKDCAEGKEIVTVFGCGGNRDKTKRPEMAEVSARYSDRVVVTSDNPRFEEPEAIIDDIRKGFSVKDMGKTLFITDRREAIRTALIMAKPGSIVLIAGKGHENYQDVKGVKHHFDDKEEINNLFNQKS, from the coding sequence ATGAAACTGACTAATATATTAAATGGCATTGATCTAATTGAAGTTACCGGAGGTTCACCTGAGATGTGTGAAATTACTGGTATATGCTTTGATTCAAGATGTTGTACACCTGGTTCACTTTTCATTGCTCAGAGAGGCTCTGCATCTGACGGACATCTGTTCATTAACGCAGCACTTGAGAGTGGCGCTGCTGCTGTTTTGTGCGAAGAGATGCCATCAGAGAGATCCAATGGAGTTGTTATAAAAATTAAAGATACTCACTCTGCTCTGGGTATTGCATCTTCAAATTTCTATGACAGACCTTCAGAGAAGATGAAAGTTGTCGGTATTACAGGAACAAATGGCAAAACCACAACAGCAACTCTTTTATTCAGAGTATTCAGAGCTCTTGGATATAAATGCGGGCTTCTCTCTACAATAGCAAATTATATTGAAGAGAGAGAGGTGAGTGCAACTCATACAACTCCTGATCCTGTACAGCTAAACAGATTAATGGCAGAGATGGCATTTGAGGGTTGTGAATTCTGTTTTATGGAGGTGAGTTCTCACTCCCTTGATCAGAAGAGGGTGGCAGGTATTGAATTTGCGGGAGGCCTCTTTTCTAACATTACACACGACCATCTTGACTATCATAAAACCTTTGCTGAATACATCAGAGTTAAGAAGAGTTTCTTTGATAATCTTAGTCCAAATTCCTTTGCATTGACTAACATTGATGACAAAAATGGTATGGTAATGCTTCAGAACTCTGCAGCATCAAAATATACATACTCATGTCAATCTCCGGCAAATTTTAACTGCAGAATAATTGAAAGCACACTGGACGGAATGCTTTTGAATATTGGCGGTAAAGAGGTCTGGACAAGATTCATAGGCGGTCACAATGCTTACAATATTCTGGCAGTATACTCAGCAGCCATTCTGCTGGGAGCAAAGGAGGATGAACTCCTTGTTGAGATTAGCAATCTCTCCAGCGTTGCAGGAAGGCTCGAATATCTCAAGGGGGGTGAAGAGATTACTGCTGTTGTAGACTATGCCCACACACCTGATGCACTTGAAAATGTTCTTAAAACATTAAAAGATTGCGCTGAAGGCAAAGAGATTGTAACTGTATTTGGATGTGGAGGAAACAGAGACAAAACTAAAAGGCCAGAGATGGCAGAGGTCTCGGCAAGATACTCTGACAGAGTAGTTGTTACTTCTGACAATCCAAGATTTGAGGAGCCTGAAGCCATTATTGATGATATAAGAAAAGGATTCTCTGTAAAAGATATGGGAAAGACTCTATTCATAACTGACAGAAGAGAGGCTATAAGAACAGCTTTGATAATGGCTAAGCCTGGCAGTATTGTACTGATAGCCGGTAAAGGGCATGAAAACTACCAGGATGTCAAGGGTGTGAAGCACCATTTTGACGATAAGGAGGAGATTAATAACCTATTCAATCAAAAAAGTTAG
- the ettA gene encoding energy-dependent translational throttle protein EttA produces MADEKIIFSMNGVGKILPTNNKAILKNIYLSFFYGAKIGIIGLNGSGKSTLLKIIAGVENAYDGEVVWAPGYSVGFLEQEPHLDDNKTVLEVVQEGVHEVMSLLKQYEEVNNKFLEPMDDDEMAKLIDLQGELTEKIEHVNGWDIDSKLERAMDALQCPEPDAVVKHLSGGERRRVALCRLLLREPDVLLLDEPTNHLDTESIQWLEAHLQQYKGTVIAVTHDRYFLDNVAGWILELDRGEGIPWKGNYSSWLDQKSTRLATEEKQESKRRKTLERELEWVRMSPKARQAKSKARLSAYEKMLNEDGKVKEEKLEIFIPNGPRLGDRVIDAKGVTKGFGDKLLYEGLEFSLPPAGIVGIIGPNGAGKTTLFRLIMGLEKPDAGSFMVGETVKVAYVDQQHRHIDPDKTVYETIAQNSDFVKLGNKEVNARAYVSRFNFSGADQEKKCGILSGGERNRLHLALTLKEEANVLLLDEPTNDVDVNTIRALEEGLENFAGCAVIISHDRWFLDRIATHILAFEGDSKVVFFEGSYSEYEENKKKRLGDLTPKRFKYKKLME; encoded by the coding sequence ATGGCAGACGAGAAGATAATATTTTCAATGAATGGTGTGGGAAAAATATTACCCACGAACAACAAGGCAATCCTTAAAAATATCTACCTCTCCTTTTTTTACGGAGCTAAGATAGGCATCATAGGTCTTAACGGATCAGGTAAATCAACTCTTTTAAAGATTATTGCAGGTGTTGAAAATGCTTACGACGGAGAGGTGGTATGGGCACCCGGTTACTCGGTTGGGTTTCTGGAACAGGAGCCTCATCTTGATGATAATAAGACAGTTCTTGAAGTTGTTCAGGAGGGGGTTCACGAAGTGATGTCCCTGCTAAAGCAGTACGAAGAGGTTAATAATAAATTTCTAGAGCCTATGGATGACGATGAGATGGCAAAACTCATTGACCTCCAGGGCGAGCTTACCGAAAAAATAGAGCATGTAAACGGATGGGATATTGACTCCAAACTTGAAAGGGCTATGGATGCGCTTCAATGCCCGGAACCGGATGCTGTTGTAAAACACCTCTCCGGTGGTGAGCGCCGCAGGGTTGCTCTTTGCAGGCTTCTTCTCCGTGAACCAGATGTTCTCTTATTAGATGAGCCAACCAACCACCTGGATACTGAATCAATTCAGTGGCTGGAGGCGCACCTTCAGCAGTACAAGGGTACTGTAATTGCAGTTACTCACGACCGTTACTTCCTGGATAATGTTGCCGGATGGATTTTAGAGCTTGACAGAGGCGAGGGAATTCCTTGGAAGGGAAATTACTCCTCTTGGCTTGATCAGAAATCTACAAGACTGGCAACCGAAGAGAAGCAGGAGAGTAAAAGGCGTAAAACTCTGGAAAGAGAGCTTGAGTGGGTTAGGATGTCTCCCAAGGCCCGTCAGGCCAAATCAAAAGCCCGTCTCTCTGCTTACGAAAAGATGCTGAATGAGGATGGGAAGGTAAAAGAGGAGAAACTGGAGATCTTTATTCCGAATGGTCCCCGCCTGGGAGACAGGGTGATAGATGCTAAAGGAGTAACAAAAGGATTTGGTGATAAACTGTTATATGAAGGTCTGGAATTTAGCCTCCCGCCTGCAGGAATTGTGGGGATTATCGGCCCTAACGGAGCTGGAAAAACGACTCTCTTCCGCCTTATTATGGGACTCGAAAAACCGGATGCAGGCTCTTTTATGGTAGGGGAGACAGTTAAGGTTGCCTATGTTGATCAGCAGCACAGACACATTGATCCGGATAAAACCGTATATGAAACGATAGCTCAAAACTCGGATTTTGTAAAGCTTGGGAACAAAGAGGTAAATGCAAGGGCATATGTCTCCAGATTTAACTTTTCAGGAGCAGATCAGGAGAAAAAATGCGGAATTCTTTCAGGGGGTGAGAGAAACAGACTTCACCTGGCACTCACTTTGAAAGAGGAGGCAAATGTTCTGCTTCTTGACGAACCAACTAACGATGTGGATGTGAATACAATCAGAGCTCTGGAAGAGGGCCTGGAAAATTTTGCGGGGTGTGCGGTAATTATATCACACGACAGATGGTTCCTGGACAGGATTGCAACACATATACTGGCATTTGAGGGTGACTCAAAAGTGGTATTCTTTGAGGGAAGCTATTCAGAATATGAGGAGAACAAGAAGAAGAGACTTGGTGATTTAACTCCAAAAAGATTCAAGTATAAAAAACTTATGGAGTAA